The stretch of DNA AAAGAGATTGCCGAAAAAAAGACGACGATTGAAAAGATTCTGGATCAGATCACGAAGTTGAACGGCGAGATTTCGGAAACGAATCAAAACATTGCGAGAGTGAAAGAATTGATTCAGGTCACGAAAGAAGAGATCGGTGCTCTTCGCCTTTCCATTGAGGATTTGGAGAAGAAAATAGCGGAACGGGATGTCGTTCTTCGGGAACGGGTTCGCGCGATGCAGGTGAAAGGGAATTCCGTCAACTATATCGACGTGCTTCTCGGTGCAAATAGTTTCGCAGATTTCATCGACCGTTTTTCCGCAGTCAACACATTGATGGACGCAGACCGCAAAATCATGGAGCAGCAAGCCGAGGATATTGCGCAGCTGGAAAAAGAAAAAGCGCTTGTAGAACAGAAGCTTGCTGAGCAGGTAGCGAATAAAAAGAAGCTGGAAGAAATGAGAGCTTCTTTGCAATCTCAGAAATCGCAGAAAAACAAATTGATTGACCAGCTCGAAAAGGAGCAGGAAAAGTTGGAGAATGAAAAAGGCCAACTGGAAAGTGAACTTCATGAAACCCATAAAGTGAGCAAGGAAGTAGAGCAAAAGATCGTCGCTGAGCAGAAGCGCCTTGCTGAAATTGCGCGGAAAGCCGAAGAGGAGCGCAAACGGAGAGAAGCCGCAGCCCGGCAAAATAGTGGGGGTGGAGGCGGAGGAGGAGGAAGTTATACACCACCTCCAGCAGTTTCAAGCGGAACATGGACGAAGCCATCCACTGGAAGATTCACCTCTTCCTTCGGCTGGCGGACTCATCCGATCAGCGGAACGAAACGTCAACACCGGGGTGCCGACTTGGCCAACTCGGTCGGAACGCCAGTAGTAGCCGCAGGTGATGGAGTCGTCTCCTATGCGGGCACGATGGGAACCTATGGGAATGTCATCATGATCACCCATTCGGTAGATGGACAGATTTACACTACGTTATACGCCCATTTATCGAGCATTGGCGTGAGCAGTGGCCAACATGTCGACAAAGGCCAATATATCGCAGCGATGGGGAATACAGGCGGTTCCACTGGTCCGCATCTCCATTTTGAATTCCACATCGGCAACTGGTCGGCAAGCGGCCCAAGCGCCGTCAACCCGCTTCACTATGTACCGTTTTAATTGAAACTCGATCCGCCTCTACTAAGGGGCGGGTTTTTTTAGTTTCAAAGGAAAGGTTCTTCGTAAACGGGGAGTGAGGTTTCCAACGATGTACTGTAGTTGTCCAACGAATCGCAGGAGATGTCCAACCAACGAGCGGGGGTGTCCAACGAACGGGAGAAGATGTCCAACGAAGGGCGAGGTTTCCAACGATGTACTGTAGTTGTCCAACGAATCGCAGGAGATGTCCAACCAACGAGCGGGGGTGTCCAACGAACGGGAGAAGATGTCCAACGAAGGGCGAGGTTTCCAACGATGTACTGTAGTTGTCCAACGAATCGCAGGAGATGTCCAACCAACGAGCGGGGGTGTCCAACGAACGGGAGAAGATGTCCAACGAAGGGCGAGGTTTCCAACGATGTACTGTAGTTGTCCAACGAATCGCAGGAGATGTCCAACCAACGAGCGGGGGTGTCCAACGAACGGGAGAAGATGTCCAACGAAGGGCGAGGTTTCCAACGATGTACTGTAGTTGTCCAACGAATCGCAGGAGATGTCCAACCAACGAGCGGGGGTGTCCAACGAACGGGAGAAGATGTCCAACGAAGGGCGAGGTTTCCAACGATGTACTGTAGTTGTCCAACGAATCGCAGGAGATGTCCAACCAACGAGCGGGGGTGTCCAACGAACGGGAGAAGATGTCCAACGAAGGGCGAGGTTTCCAACGATGTACTGTAGTTGTCCAACGAATCGCAGGAGATGTCCAACCAACGAGCGGGGGTGTCCAACGAAGGGGGGAAGCTGTCCAACGAACGGCGAGGTATCCAACGATGTACTGCAGTTGTCCAACGAATCGCGGGAGATGTCCAACCAACGAGCGGAGTTGTCCAACGAACGGGGGAGGCTGTCCAACCATTGGCATGTCGGTTAACCGAACGAGAATACGTGCCTTCCCGCTCGCGATACCGAGGAATGTACAATCATAAATCCCTTATTTCCACTTCAGCTCGGGTAGAGTATTACATTGAGCAAAACAATCGATTTTCATTCCCGTTTTAGATACGATATAGGGTATATGAAACGGAAGGGAGTTGCGGAAGGATGCCGGTTACAAAATGGTTCATTATCTGGAGTGTGACGGTGCCTTCCACGTGGCTGGCGCTTTTGCTCGCTTTTCTCCTTTCCTATGTTGCGGTTCGGGTTTTGTACCAGAAGGAAGAGGCGGATCTGATCGCGGATTCTTTCTTTTGGCTGGTCATCGTTTGGAAACTTTCCGTCGTGTTGACGGATTTCAAATCGGTTGTATCGGCTCCGCTTTCCATTCTTTATTTCCACGGAGGGGTCGTGGGCTTTTTCTTAGGATTGGCTGTTGTCATCGTGAAACTTTTCCGGGAACGAATGAAAAACCGGATCGGCTTGGTGCCGCTGGTGACCGCTTGGATTGTAGGCCAGTCTGTTTTCCAAGTGGCGATGGCGGTATTGAATCCGGGTGATCCTCTTGGAAGATGGGCGACCGTTGTCATTTTCACTTTGTTCCTCATCGTATATTGGATAAAACGGGCGGATTTGGCTGCAGGTTCCTGGATCTGGCTTGCGGCGGCGGTCCATGTATTTGGTGCGTCGTTCCAGCCGGAAGGGTGGCTGGGCATTCCGCTCGCCGTGACTATCGCAGTCAGTTTGGCATTCGGGGTTTTATTTCAGAGAGTTTCAAGATCGGGGGAAATCGTGTGAACAGGAAAACGACTGGCTATATCGTTGCCGCTTTGGTCATTGGCGCGATGGTGGTCATGATGGTGAAGACAAAATTGGATAAGCCGGAGCCGATTGTCTTGTCGGCGGATGATCAGGCGGCGATTGAGGCGATGGATTCACTGCCCGGGCTGAAAAAAGGGGAGATGCCGCCGGATTTCGAGTTGACGACATTGGAGGGCGAGACGGTCCGGTTATCTGAGTTGAAAGGGACGAAGGTCGTCTTGAATTTCTGGGGCTCTTGGTGTCCGCCGTGCAAGGCCGAGATGCCGCATATGCAGAAGTACTATAAGAAGAGTGCGGAGAAAGATAATGTGGAAATCTTGGCGGTCAATTTGACGTCGGGGGAGAAGAAAGGGCTTCCTGCGGTCGAACAATTTGTGAAGGCATATGGTCTGACTTTCCCGATTCCGTTAGATGAAACTGGCGCATTACTTCAGCAATATCAGGTGATGATCATCCCGACAACTTACTTCATCGGGACCGATGGGGTGATCGCCCACCGCCATGTCGGCGCTTTGGACGAGAAAATGTTGAAAGGCCTCGTGCAAGGAATGAATTGAAAAATGCCGGCTTCTTCGGTCGTAATGTCTGTCCTCGGTTCATATAGTGAACGGAGGAGGTGGCGTTGCGTATGCGAAGGAGCCGGTTTCTTTTATTTGCCGCATTGGCGGTAATTGTGACGGCCAGTTTGCTCGTGCTGGATGGCTGCACGGGAAAAGCGGAAAAGGAGACGACATCGAAAAGTTCGTTCAGTGTCATCGATGAAGCATTTGAAGTCATCAAAAAGAAAGGCGTGTATCCGGTTGAGGGGGACATGCTCGTAGAAGGGGCTTTGCGCGGAATGGCGGATGTCATCGGGGATCCCTACTCGACGTATTTATCAAAAGAGGAAGCGGCGGCCCATAAGGAATCGTTAGCCAGCGAACGGGTTGGCATCGGGGCGGAACTGACCCGGTCCAATGGAAAATTCATCATCGTGGCACCGATTAAATCTTCGCCGGCGGAAAAAGCAGGGTTGCGCCCTTATGATGAAATCGTCCGGATCGATGGCGAACGGTTGGACGGCGATACGCTACGGGATGTCGTGAAGCGGATCCGCGGCAAAAAGGGAACGAACGTGTCAATGACGATTTACCGGCCAGAGGTGGAGAAGCATTTGGAAGTGACCGTCACACGGGATACCATTCCGGTGAAGACGGTGTCTGCAGAGTTGTTAGAGGAGCGCGGTGAGAAGATCGGTTACATATCGATTACGACATTCGGCGAGGAGACGGCGAATGAGTGGCAGGAGGAGACCACCCGGGTGTTGAAAGAAGGGGCGGATGGCCTCGTGATCGATGTGCGCGGGAATCCAGGGGGCTATTTGCATAGTGTCGGTAATATTGCAGGAAGTTTATTGCAGAATGATACGGTTTTCGCTTTCATGGAGGATGCCAAAGGGGCACTTACGCCGCTAGTGACCGAACCCGTGGAAGGCTTGGAATTCGATGAGAAGTTGAAAAAGATGCCAATCGTCATTTTGCAGAATGAAGGAAGCGCTTCTGCCAGCGAAGTGTTGACGGGAGCGGTGAAGGACTTGAATCGAGGATTCATCGCCGGGACGACGAGTTTCGGAAAAGGGACTGTGCAAGAGACGATGGACTTGTCAAATGGCGGGGAAATGAAATTGTCGACTCATAAATGGTTAACACCGAAAGAGCAATGGATCCATGGCAAAGGGGTCGAAGCCGATTTGAAGGTGGAGCAGAATTATCTGTTTGAGGAGCACATCCGGATGGTGACGGAGATTTATGCGGAAGGCGATTTCCATGACGACATCGCGTATGCTCAGCGATTGTTGACTGGATTGGGATATAGCACGGGGCGGGACGACGGGTATTTCGACGAGTCCACCGCCGAAGCAGTCCACGCGTTTCGGATCGATGCCGAAGTGGATGCCGGTGACGCGATGGACCGGGTTTTCTTCACGGCCTTACGCGAACAGGTGGAAACGTACCGGAAAGATATTAAGAATGATAGCCAATTGCAAATGGCGATTGGGTATATGCATCATAAAATTACAGATAAATGATTGAATATGGATCCCCGGCGGCTTGCCGGGTTTTTGTATGGAATTATTTCAGGACTGGACAGTCAGCGTCGGGAACATGACAGAATTCTCGGGCCATGAGAGTTTCCACTAGTGCCCCCGCAGTTCCCCGGAATGTCCTTGCACTGGACCGAATTGCCATGAGTGTTTTCACCAATCCCAATAGACCCGTCTCCCCGACCATTCTACCCTCCAAATTTACCCATTCTTAAAAATCTTTTTCCGGATTCACATGAAGTCGGGTTCATTTGATACAATGGAGGGAAACGAGATTGCGGAATAGGGTGGTGGCGGTTGATGTCGGAGAAAATCATGTTGGATGTATTGCAGGCCGTGGCGCTGTTTTTCTTGAACCCCGTATTTCTGGCCACGCTGCTCATCGCGGTGGCGGTTGGGTATTTCCGGGTGAAGCGGGAGCGGCGGAGTTTCCGGGTGCGTTTGTTGCCAGGATGGACGGAGTTGAAGCGGCTGGTGCCCGATTCGCTTGGGTATGCGTTGCTGCTGTCCTTGCTGATCTGTGGAGCGGGGCTGGTGGTGGATCCCGGTTGGCTGGTCCTGTTCTCGGCAACCGCGCTCGTGGCCATTCTCACATTCTACTTTAAATGGACATCGCCGGTGTACTTCGCAGGAGTGGCAACGGTCGGGCTGCTCCTGCTCCAGCGATTCGCGGGGGATTTCGCATACCGGGGCTGGACGCCGGCTGCTGTCGATTGGTCGGGGGACTTGACTGTGACAATTCCGGTGCTGGCCGGCTTATTCCTTATCGTGGAAGGGTTCCTCATTAGCCGGCACACTACTCGCTATGCCTCGCCCTTTTTAAAAGAAACGGATCGCGGGCTTCACGCGGCGGTCTTCCAAGCGAAGCGGATTTGGCTGTTGCCTGTCCTGTTCCTCGTTCCGGGGGATATGATTTCGGCCTATCTTCCGTATTGGCCGCAATTCACGCTCGGCGAGAGGGCTTTCAGCTTCATCCCTGTCCCAGTCGTGATCGGTTTTTCTCAAGTGGCCCGCTCTGTCTTCCCGGATGTGCTGTTTCCGAAAATAGGACAGGCGGTATCTTGGACTGGCTTCGCGGTTGTAGTTATCGGGCTTTCTGCGATGTGGATGCCGATTCTCGGCTGGACTGCGCTTGCGATCGGTGTCGTCTGCCGCGCCTTCCTGTCGATCCTTGTAGCGATCCGGGAACGGCGGGGCCGCTACGTGGCGGCTCCCCGATCGGCCGGTGTCGTCATAGCGGGCATATTGCCGGATTCTCCAGGTGAAAAGATGGGCTTGGCTCCAGGAGAGTGCATACGGGCGGTGAACGGTATCCCGGTCAGCAATGAAAAAGAGTTATATGATGCGATTCAAATCAATGCCGCGCATTGCCGGCTCCAAGTGATCGACCGGAACGGGGAAGTGCGGCTCATGCAACAGGTGCTGTATCGCTATGACCACCACCGCCTTGGCGTACTGGTCGTCCGATAAAGGGCGGGCGCTGCCGGGCAGGAAGGAATGGGTGCAATGGAATCATTTGAAACGAAATTGTTTTTGGCCATTTTGCTGCCGGGACTGCTCGTCGTCTTTTTCACGCGTGTCACGTTCCATCATGTTGTCGGACTCATTTTGACGATTGCGCTCATCGCCGCTTCGGTGTACGCGGGATATACCCATAATTGGCTGCTTTATGTCGCCGATGCGCTGTCGTTGACGATCGGCTTCTGGTATGCGACCCGAATGGTGAAGAGAGCGAGGCGCCATGGGGAAGAGGATGAAATGGACGGATGACTCCCGAAAGCGACTCGGGGAAAAAGGAGTAGCCTAAGACATGTAAAGACCACCGCCTGACAAGTCAGGAAGTGGTCTTTCCCGTTTTATTTCATTCAATACTTTCCGGCAAAATTTGACCGCCGTCGACGACCAGGGTCTGTCCGGTTACGAAGCCTGCTTCTTTGGAAGCGAAGAATGCTGCTGCATATCCGATATCTTCTACGGTCCCCAATCGTTTGAATGGAATGGCTGCGGCCATCGCTTTTAAATAGTCCTCCCCCATACCATCCAGCCCTTCAGTGAAAATGTTTCCGGGGGAGACAGCATTGATCGTAATATTGTCCTTTGCGAGTTCAAGTGCCGCCGTCCGCATGAAGCCGAGTTGTGCCGCCTTGCTTGCTCCGTAATGCGACCAACCGGCGTATCCCGTAATCGGACCGGTAATGGAAGAAGTGACGATGAAACGGCCGTGTTCCGCCTTCTTCACGTATGGGAGGAATGCTTTCACTGTGAAAAAGGTGCCTTTCGAATTCACATTTTGCACGTAGTCCCATTGCTCCTCTGTCATCTCTTCCATGGTGGCTGATGGAAAAATTCCTGCGTTCGCGCAAACGATATCCACACTACCGAAATCCTCGGCGATGGCCTTTGCGGCTGTTTCCAGCGTCTCCAGTGAGGTGACATTGGATTTGTAAGCCCTTACATTATTATGATCGCCTTGCAACTCCTCCGCGACTTTTGATGCCTCGTCCTCATGTCGTGCAAGAATCGCCACATTGGCCCCCAATTGGGAGAAGACCTTCGCAATCCCTTTTCCGATCCCCTTGCTGCCACCTGTCACCACTACCGTTTTCCCTTCAAATTGTCTCATCTGTTCAACACTCCTCCTACTATTGCGTTTTGTGTAATAAAGAAAGCGCAGGATTCATTTAATAAACCATATAAAGTTGTTGGATCTTGTTGATTTATTACATGCTATCACTCTTGTTATGTGGAGTCAACATTTATATTAGACTATTCAGATTAATTGAATTTAATGATAGACAATCAAAAAAAGCAAGAATTGCGTTGGATGCTAATAGAATCCCTGACAGCCTTCAAGATATTGTTTCCACTTCGTAATTTCTATTGATTTCAAATAGTTCGACATTTTTGTTGACTTCAAAAAATATAGATGCTATCATGTACCAAATCCACATGATTCAATAAGATTACACAAGCGGCGGCAGTGCTAACGCTCGATTTACTAAGATGGCTCTATTACACTAGAAAATGAGAGGTGTATAACAAGCGCTTACAAGATTGGGGATAGTGAAATGTCTTTAACATTCGAGGACCGAAAGAAAGTGATCATAGAGACGCTGGAACGGGATGAAAAAGTGCAAGTCCGTGAATTGGCGAATGAGCTGGAAGTCTCCGGGGAAACGATCCGACGGGATTTGGATCGCTTGGAGAAGGAAGGCGTATTGAAAAAAGTGTATGGCGGTGCCGTCAAAGAGAAATCATCCCGAGAACTGCCGTTTGACTTGAAGACAGACATCATGACGAACGAGAAGCAGGCGATCTGCAAAGCGGCCGCCGATTTGGTCGAGGATGGCGACAGCATTATAATCGGGCATGGCACGACGCCGGTCGGGATTGTTCGGTATTTGGCGAATAAAAAGAACGTGACAGTCATCACGCCTTCCATACCGGTCCTCCTATCGACGATGGAATATTTCGAAGGGAAAGTGATCTTCATCGGTGGGGAATATGAGGCGAATCAGAAGTTCACAAGCGGTCCGCTTTCGGCATCCGTCCTTGGCCAATTGAAGGCCAATAAGTCATTCGTGGCGGCGGGCGGCTTATCCATCAATGACGGCATGTCGGATTACGATTTGCAGGGGGCCGGCAGTTCCAGGCAAATGATGAGCCGTGCGGATGAAGCGATCATTCTGGCAGATCACACGAAGTTCGGGAAAACGACCTTCGCGCACATCTGCTCGCTGACCGATATTTCGATGATCATCACCGACGAACATTGCTCGGAAGAATGGCAAAATGTCCTCAGAGACAACGAAATTGAATTGATCATCGCGAATGTAGAAAACTGAGATGTTTAGTGCCCGACACCAAAATCCAAATCAATAGAAAAAGGTGGAGATAGAGAAAATGGTCCAGACTATTAGCAAATCATCAGTCCTTGATAAATCGATCCAATACTGGAATCCGGGCAAGACGGAGCAATGGCAACGTGACGGCGTCGACTTGGTCATCGGCAAACGGGAAGGGTACTACCTGTACGACATGGATGGCAAGCAATTGATGGATCTTCATTTGAACGGCGGGACATATAATCTAGGGCACCGCAATCAGGAAATCATTTCAACATTGAAGGAAGCGATGGACCAGTTCGATATCGGGAACCACCATTTCCCATCCATTGCGAGAGCCCAGTTGGCGGAAAAATTCAATCAGTGCACGCCGGATAATCTTAGGTATTCCATCTTTTCAAGCGGAGGCGGGGAAGCGATCGACGTGGCAATTAAAAGTGCACGCTACGCCACGAAGCGGAAAAAGGTCGTGTCCGTTAAATACGCCTACCACGGCCACACGGGGATTGCCGTCTCCTTAGGGAATGAGCGTTATTCCAAGCCGTTCCTCAGCGAAGGCAGTTCGGATGAAGTCGTCAATGTCGTCTTCAATGACTTGGATGCGATGGAAAGAGCGTTGTCGAGAGAAGATGTAGCATGCGTCATCATCGAGACGATTCCGGCTACATACGGCTTCCCTCTCCCGGAACCGGGTTATTTGGAAGGCACGAAACGGCTTTGTGAGAAGTACGGTGCGCTCTATGTCGCGGACGAAGTGCAAACGGGACTGCTGCGTACGGGGAAGCTATGGGGTTTTGAACACCATAATATTAAGCCCGACATCATGGTGACGGCGAAAGGTCTGAGCGGAGGAATTTACCCGATTGCAGCCACGGTCGTCAGCGAAAAGGTCGGACAATGGATGAATGAAGATGGCTTCGCCCACATCTCCACATTCGGCGGTTCTGAACTGGGCTGTGTCGTCGCCATGAAGGTGTTGGAAATCTCCCAGCGCCCTGAAGTGGTGGAAAATGTCG from Bacillus sp. OxB-1 encodes:
- a CDS encoding murein hydrolase activator EnvC family protein — translated: MKKYKLLLSSVIAVFLLSTLLGGTGALANTLNDLKKEQKQLEQKQNKINSNINTKKKEIAEKKTTIEKILDQITKLNGEISETNQNIARVKELIQVTKEEIGALRLSIEDLEKKIAERDVVLRERVRAMQVKGNSVNYIDVLLGANSFADFIDRFSAVNTLMDADRKIMEQQAEDIAQLEKEKALVEQKLAEQVANKKKLEEMRASLQSQKSQKNKLIDQLEKEQEKLENEKGQLESELHETHKVSKEVEQKIVAEQKRLAEIARKAEEERKRREAAARQNSGGGGGGGGSYTPPPAVSSGTWTKPSTGRFTSSFGWRTHPISGTKRQHRGADLANSVGTPVVAAGDGVVSYAGTMGTYGNVIMITHSVDGQIYTTLYAHLSSIGVSSGQHVDKGQYIAAMGNTGGSTGPHLHFEFHIGNWSASGPSAVNPLHYVPF
- a CDS encoding peroxiredoxin family protein, translated to MNRKTTGYIVAALVIGAMVVMMVKTKLDKPEPIVLSADDQAAIEAMDSLPGLKKGEMPPDFELTTLEGETVRLSELKGTKVVLNFWGSWCPPCKAEMPHMQKYYKKSAEKDNVEILAVNLTSGEKKGLPAVEQFVKAYGLTFPIPLDETGALLQQYQVMIIPTTYFIGTDGVIAHRHVGALDEKMLKGLVQGMN
- a CDS encoding S41 family peptidase — encoded protein: MRRSRFLLFAALAVIVTASLLVLDGCTGKAEKETTSKSSFSVIDEAFEVIKKKGVYPVEGDMLVEGALRGMADVIGDPYSTYLSKEEAAAHKESLASERVGIGAELTRSNGKFIIVAPIKSSPAEKAGLRPYDEIVRIDGERLDGDTLRDVVKRIRGKKGTNVSMTIYRPEVEKHLEVTVTRDTIPVKTVSAELLEERGEKIGYISITTFGEETANEWQEETTRVLKEGADGLVIDVRGNPGGYLHSVGNIAGSLLQNDTVFAFMEDAKGALTPLVTEPVEGLEFDEKLKKMPIVILQNEGSASASEVLTGAVKDLNRGFIAGTTSFGKGTVQETMDLSNGGEMKLSTHKWLTPKEQWIHGKGVEADLKVEQNYLFEEHIRMVTEIYAEGDFHDDIAYAQRLLTGLGYSTGRDDGYFDESTAEAVHAFRIDAEVDAGDAMDRVFFTALREQVETYRKDIKNDSQLQMAIGYMHHKITDK
- a CDS encoding PDZ domain-containing protein yields the protein MSEKIMLDVLQAVALFFLNPVFLATLLIAVAVGYFRVKRERRSFRVRLLPGWTELKRLVPDSLGYALLLSLLICGAGLVVDPGWLVLFSATALVAILTFYFKWTSPVYFAGVATVGLLLLQRFAGDFAYRGWTPAAVDWSGDLTVTIPVLAGLFLIVEGFLISRHTTRYASPFLKETDRGLHAAVFQAKRIWLLPVLFLVPGDMISAYLPYWPQFTLGERAFSFIPVPVVIGFSQVARSVFPDVLFPKIGQAVSWTGFAVVVIGLSAMWMPILGWTALAIGVVCRAFLSILVAIRERRGRYVAAPRSAGVVIAGILPDSPGEKMGLAPGECIRAVNGIPVSNEKELYDAIQINAAHCRLQVIDRNGEVRLMQQVLYRYDHHRLGVLVVR
- a CDS encoding CsbA family protein; this translates as MESFETKLFLAILLPGLLVVFFTRVTFHHVVGLILTIALIAASVYAGYTHNWLLYVADALSLTIGFWYATRMVKRARRHGEEDEMDG
- the fabG gene encoding 3-oxoacyl-ACP reductase FabG, coding for MRQFEGKTVVVTGGSKGIGKGIAKVFSQLGANVAILARHEDEASKVAEELQGDHNNVRAYKSNVTSLETLETAAKAIAEDFGSVDIVCANAGIFPSATMEEMTEEQWDYVQNVNSKGTFFTVKAFLPYVKKAEHGRFIVTSSITGPITGYAGWSHYGASKAAQLGFMRTAALELAKDNITINAVSPGNIFTEGLDGMGEDYLKAMAAAIPFKRLGTVEDIGYAAAFFASKEAGFVTGQTLVVDGGQILPESIE
- a CDS encoding DeoR/GlpR family DNA-binding transcription regulator; its protein translation is MSLTFEDRKKVIIETLERDEKVQVRELANELEVSGETIRRDLDRLEKEGVLKKVYGGAVKEKSSRELPFDLKTDIMTNEKQAICKAAADLVEDGDSIIIGHGTTPVGIVRYLANKKNVTVITPSIPVLLSTMEYFEGKVIFIGGEYEANQKFTSGPLSASVLGQLKANKSFVAAGGLSINDGMSDYDLQGAGSSRQMMSRADEAIILADHTKFGKTTFAHICSLTDISMIITDEHCSEEWQNVLRDNEIELIIANVEN
- a CDS encoding class-III pyridoxal-phosphate-dependent aminotransferase yields the protein MVQTISKSSVLDKSIQYWNPGKTEQWQRDGVDLVIGKREGYYLYDMDGKQLMDLHLNGGTYNLGHRNQEIISTLKEAMDQFDIGNHHFPSIARAQLAEKFNQCTPDNLRYSIFSSGGGEAIDVAIKSARYATKRKKVVSVKYAYHGHTGIAVSLGNERYSKPFLSEGSSDEVVNVVFNDLDAMERALSREDVACVIIETIPATYGFPLPEPGYLEGTKRLCEKYGALYVADEVQTGLLRTGKLWGFEHHNIKPDIMVTAKGLSGGIYPIAATVVSEKVGQWMNEDGFAHISTFGGSELGCVVAMKVLEISQRPEVVENVDYVARYLHAGLERIKSRYPDHFTGIRQKGVILGLEFSKPDGAKDVMRALYDNGVWAIYSMLDTKVLQFKPGILLDQRYCDDLLNLVETSMAQAVRNM